One genomic window of Alphaproteobacteria bacterium includes the following:
- a CDS encoding disulfide bond formation protein B has protein sequence MCLKYFHCLTPRNTLGALALICASILIAAYIMENFFGIHPCQMCLYERDVFLTAGGFSLLSFFLIPNRFKPYAVLLIGFIFLFGAGLASYHVAIQQHWVELPSFCAANDFSAFESIESLKEQLLKTPFVRCDQVTWSVFGLSLAAYNALISLALALFCGIWFWKR, from the coding sequence ATGTGCCTAAAGTATTTTCATTGTCTTACACCTAGAAATACACTAGGAGCATTAGCCCTTATCTGTGCAAGCATCTTAATTGCCGCCTACATCATGGAAAATTTCTTTGGTATTCACCCATGCCAAATGTGTCTTTATGAACGCGATGTTTTCCTCACGGCTGGTGGCTTTTCTCTCCTTTCTTTTTTTCTTATTCCTAATCGCTTTAAACCTTATGCAGTTTTGCTAATAGGATTTATTTTCCTTTTCGGTGCAGGACTTGCGAGCTATCACGTGGCTATTCAACAGCATTGGGTTGAACTTCCCTCCTTTTGTGCTGCCAATGATTTTAGTGCTTTTGAATCCATTGAATCCTTGAAAGAGCAGCTCTTGAAAACACCTTTTGTACGCTGTGACCAAGTGACTTGGAGCGTTTTTGGCCTTTCTCTTGCGGCGTATAATGCTCTTATTTCTCTTGCCTTGGCACTTTTCTGTGGAATATGGTTTTGGAAAAGGTAG
- a CDS encoding pyruvate dehydrogenase complex E1 component subunit beta: MPMTNSSLITLSVREALRDGMAEEMTRDETVFLMGEEVAEYNGAYKVSQGLLDQFGAKRVVDTPITEHGFAGLGVGAAFGGLRPIVEFMTFNFSMQAIDQIINSAAKTLYMSGGQMGCPIVFRGPNGAASRVGAQHSHCYASWYAHCPGLKVISPYSAGDAKALLKAAIRDPNPVVFLENELLYGQNFDDVSQDPDYVLPIGQALIRREGKDVTLTAFSIMVGKALEAADRLAEEGIEAEVIDLRTIRPLDVETIVKSVMKTNRIVSIEESWPFAGIGSEIAALMMEHAFDYLDAPVLRVTGADVPMPYAANLEHLALPQVESIVEAAKAVCYRS, translated from the coding sequence ATGCCGATGACTAATTCATCCCTTATTACCCTGTCCGTTAGAGAAGCTCTTCGTGATGGAATGGCCGAAGAAATGACCCGTGATGAAACCGTCTTTTTGATGGGTGAAGAAGTTGCTGAATACAACGGAGCTTACAAAGTCAGTCAAGGCCTTTTGGATCAATTTGGGGCCAAACGTGTTGTGGACACCCCGATTACCGAGCATGGTTTCGCAGGGCTTGGGGTAGGGGCTGCCTTTGGTGGTCTTCGCCCTATTGTGGAGTTTATGACCTTTAATTTTTCCATGCAAGCCATCGATCAAATCATTAACTCCGCGGCAAAAACCCTTTATATGTCTGGCGGTCAAATGGGTTGCCCCATTGTCTTCCGTGGCCCCAATGGTGCGGCCTCTCGTGTGGGGGCTCAGCACTCTCATTGCTATGCCAGTTGGTACGCCCATTGTCCGGGATTAAAAGTAATCAGCCCCTATAGCGCCGGCGATGCCAAGGCGCTCTTAAAGGCTGCAATTCGTGACCCTAACCCGGTTGTTTTTTTAGAAAATGAGCTTCTCTATGGGCAGAACTTTGATGATGTCTCCCAAGATCCTGACTATGTTTTGCCTATTGGTCAGGCTCTGATCAGGCGGGAAGGAAAAGACGTCACCCTGACAGCTTTTTCCATTATGGTGGGTAAAGCTCTGGAAGCAGCTGACCGTTTGGCAGAAGAGGGAATTGAGGCTGAAGTCATCGATTTGCGCACCATTCGTCCCCTTGATGTGGAGACGATTGTTAAATCGGTCATGAAAACAAATCGGATTGTTTCGATTGAGGAAAGCTGGCCCTTTGCCGGGATTGGTTCGGAAATTGCAGCATTGATGATGGAACATGCTTTTGATTACTTGGACGCGCCCGTATTGCGAGTCACAGGTGCAGATGTGCCCATGCCTTATGCAGCTAATTTAGAGCATTTAGCTCTTCCACAAGTTGAATCTATAGTAGAAGCAGCGAAAGCTGTGTGTTATCGTTCTTAA
- a CDS encoding integration host factor subunit alpha, with protein sequence MKTSTLTRADIVDTLVREVDLPRQQASDLLEFVLESMIQSLAQKRNVKISSFGSFYARQKAKRVGRNPKTGHEAIITPRRVVAFKPSQYMKEKVQRRKTSE encoded by the coding sequence ATGAAGACTTCGACTCTTACGCGCGCAGATATCGTTGATACTCTCGTTAGAGAAGTCGATTTGCCCCGTCAACAGGCAAGTGATCTTTTAGAATTTGTTCTAGAAAGTATGATTCAGTCTTTGGCTCAAAAGAGAAATGTAAAGATTTCATCTTTTGGATCTTTTTATGCTCGTCAAAAGGCAAAACGTGTTGGGCGAAATCCAAAAACAGGGCATGAAGCCATTATTACTCCACGGCGCGTTGTTGCTTTTAAACCTTCTCAATATATGAAAGAAAAGGTGCAAAGGCGCAAAACTTCAGAATAA
- a CDS encoding DedA family protein — protein MLQRSYNWILSFANHPYAIWILAAVAFAESSFFPIPPDPLYIAMLFARRDRIWELAIICTVSSVIGGWLGYAIGYGLYETLGEFILQAYGLQGAFDRFQHSFNEWGFWIVALKGLTPIPYKVVTIACGVTGLDFTSFTIASIIARGFRFFTLAALFWYFGPTIKEYIDKNLTFVTLTALAALVGGFGIIYALG, from the coding sequence ATGCTGCAAAGAAGTTATAATTGGATCTTAAGTTTTGCAAATCATCCTTATGCCATCTGGATTCTTGCCGCTGTTGCTTTTGCTGAAAGTTCTTTTTTTCCAATACCACCTGACCCACTTTATATTGCGATGCTTTTCGCGCGTCGCGACCGCATTTGGGAGCTGGCCATTATTTGCACCGTCTCTTCCGTCATTGGCGGCTGGCTGGGTTATGCCATTGGCTATGGCCTTTATGAGACCTTAGGTGAATTTATCTTACAAGCTTATGGTCTTCAGGGAGCCTTTGATCGTTTTCAACACAGCTTTAATGAGTGGGGTTTCTGGATTGTGGCGTTAAAGGGCCTCACCCCCATTCCCTATAAGGTTGTGACAATTGCTTGTGGTGTGACGGGACTTGATTTTACCTCCTTTACCATTGCATCTATTATTGCGCGTGGCTTCCGCTTTTTCACTCTAGCAGCCTTATTCTGGTATTTTGGCCCCACCATCAAAGAGTATATCGACAAAAATTTAACTTTTGTTACTCTCACGGCTCTTGCGGCCCTTGTCGGTGGCTTTGGAATTATTTATGCTTTAGGATGA
- a CDS encoding peroxiredoxin gives MSVLVGKQAPNFKAKCVVKDQCTEVELKDYKGKYVVLFFYPLDFTFVCPTELHAFQACLKEFNDNNCVVLGCSVDSHFSHMAWLNTPKEKGGIQGVTYGLLSDLGGNIAREYDVLCPEGVAYRGLFLIDCDGIVRHQVVNDLPLGRSVEEALRMLLALQHTEKHGEVCPANWSKGKDAIKTTTESVANYLVNAAS, from the coding sequence ATGAGCGTACTCGTTGGAAAACAAGCCCCTAATTTCAAAGCAAAGTGTGTGGTTAAGGATCAATGCACTGAGGTAGAACTTAAAGATTATAAAGGAAAATATGTTGTTCTTTTCTTCTATCCTCTCGATTTTACCTTTGTTTGCCCAACCGAGCTTCATGCTTTTCAAGCTTGCCTTAAAGAATTCAATGATAACAACTGCGTTGTTTTGGGCTGCAGCGTTGATAGCCATTTCTCCCATATGGCCTGGCTGAACACACCCAAGGAAAAAGGCGGCATTCAAGGCGTTACCTATGGCCTTCTTTCAGATTTGGGCGGTAACATTGCCCGCGAGTATGACGTTCTATGCCCTGAAGGCGTTGCCTATCGTGGTCTTTTCCTTATCGATTGCGATGGGATTGTCCGCCATCAGGTGGTCAATGACCTCCCCTTAGGACGTAGCGTGGAAGAAGCTTTACGTATGCTTCTGGCTTTGCAACATACAGAAAAGCATGGGGAAGTCTGTCCCGCCAACTGGTCAAAAGGCAAAGATGCCATTAAGACAACTACAGAAAGCGTGGCGAATTACCTTGTTAATGCCGCCAGCTAA
- a CDS encoding demethoxyubiquinone hydroxylase family protein, translating to MVLEKVDIAPLLRVNLAGEYGAKRIYEGQLAILRNSPSAPLLEHMKTQEEVHLHTFEEWVVKNRVRPTLLQPLWHIAGYALGAGTALLGEKAAMACTAAVEEVIDAHYEKQLHRLKKQNPALSKVIKKFQREEQEHRDLALEKGAEEAPAYALLSKGIKTASRFAIWLSERV from the coding sequence ATGGTTTTGGAAAAGGTAGATATAGCCCCCCTGCTCCGCGTTAACTTAGCAGGGGAATATGGAGCAAAACGCATCTATGAGGGACAGTTAGCTATTTTGAGAAATAGCCCCTCTGCACCCCTTTTAGAACACATGAAAACTCAAGAAGAGGTTCATTTACATACCTTTGAAGAATGGGTTGTGAAGAATCGTGTGCGCCCTACCCTTCTGCAGCCTCTTTGGCATATTGCTGGCTATGCACTGGGCGCAGGTACTGCTCTTTTAGGTGAAAAAGCAGCCATGGCCTGCACTGCGGCTGTTGAAGAAGTTATTGATGCTCACTATGAAAAGCAGTTGCACCGCTTGAAAAAACAAAATCCAGCCCTAAGTAAGGTTATTAAAAAGTTCCAGAGAGAAGAACAAGAGCATCGAGACCTCGCCCTTGAAAAAGGAGCCGAAGAGGCGCCGGCCTATGCTCTTCTTTCCAAAGGAATTAAAACCGCCTCCCGTTTTGCTATTTGGCTTTCCGAGCGGGTGTAA
- a CDS encoding LysE family translocator — MLFPLLFLKGALIGFLIAAPVGPIGILCIRRTLSGRYLLGLATGLGAGLADTFYGAVAGFSLAAISDFIDTYNVFLRLFGGILLAWLGVYIYRAPPRHDNLDNGSKETLFHGFISAFFLTISNPITLLVFAAAFAAVGVSTENDSFMQSLTLVTGVFLGATAWWFSLSTGVQLMHHMLSDTQLLWINRVSGVLLVGFSIFMLLSLI; from the coding sequence ATGTTGTTTCCTCTTTTGTTTCTCAAAGGTGCATTGATAGGCTTTTTAATTGCCGCGCCAGTTGGGCCTATTGGTATTTTATGTATTCGGCGCACCCTTTCAGGGCGCTATTTGCTGGGGCTGGCTACAGGGCTAGGGGCGGGTCTTGCAGATACATTTTACGGGGCCGTTGCGGGATTCAGCTTGGCCGCTATTTCAGATTTTATCGACACTTATAACGTATTTTTGCGACTTTTTGGGGGTATTCTTTTGGCATGGCTTGGTGTCTATATTTATAGAGCCCCGCCGCGGCATGATAATTTAGACAATGGGTCAAAGGAAACACTTTTCCACGGCTTTATAAGCGCTTTCTTCTTAACCATCTCCAACCCCATCACATTGCTTGTCTTTGCGGCTGCCTTTGCTGCTGTTGGCGTTTCAACTGAAAATGACTCCTTTATGCAAAGTTTAACTCTTGTGACAGGCGTTTTTTTGGGGGCGACTGCCTGGTGGTTTTCACTAAGCACAGGGGTTCAGCTAATGCATCATATGCTTTCTGATACGCAGTTATTGTGGATCAATCGTGTCTCAGGTGTTTTATTGGTAGGATTTTCAATTTTTATGCTTTTAAGCCTTATTTAA
- a CDS encoding pyruvate dehydrogenase complex dihydrolipoamide acetyltransferase, which yields MPIEILMPALSPTMTEGNLVKWHKKEGDVVKAGDVLAEIETDKATMEVEAVDEGTVGKIIVPEGTENVKVNEVIGLILEEGEDASALANVKTEKAPVLVEVAKAPEKKPDLKVVTPEVSTGPRVFATPLARRIAEEKSLNLATISGSGPRGRIVRTDVEFANVPRAAGVPSVSLSGYEPEYEVIVPSSMRKVIAKRLVEAKSTIPHFYVSIDCQIDALLKAREQINARADGAFKLSVNDFIIKACGLTLKKIPEANASWINDQIYQYTSADVAVAVSIEGGLITPVVRHAEAKGLAEISKEMKDLAARAREGKLKPEEFQGGTFSLSNMGMYGVKDFSAIINPPQACILAVGAGEKRPVVQKDGTLAAATVMTCTLSVDHRVVDGALGAHFLKAFKDLIENPVMMIL from the coding sequence ATGCCTATTGAAATTTTAATGCCAGCTTTATCGCCAACCATGACCGAGGGAAACTTAGTGAAATGGCATAAAAAAGAAGGTGATGTGGTTAAAGCAGGTGATGTTTTAGCGGAAATTGAAACCGATAAAGCCACCATGGAAGTGGAAGCGGTGGATGAAGGAACGGTCGGAAAAATCATCGTTCCAGAAGGCACAGAAAACGTGAAGGTAAATGAAGTCATTGGCCTTATTCTTGAAGAAGGGGAAGATGCTTCCGCTCTTGCGAATGTAAAAACTGAAAAAGCCCCTGTACTTGTTGAAGTGGCAAAAGCTCCAGAAAAAAAACCAGATCTAAAAGTAGTTACTCCTGAGGTATCTACTGGCCCTCGGGTTTTTGCAACACCGCTTGCACGGCGTATTGCTGAAGAAAAAAGTTTAAACCTTGCTACCATTTCTGGATCAGGCCCACGGGGACGCATTGTGCGCACGGATGTTGAATTTGCAAATGTTCCTAGGGCAGCTGGAGTGCCAAGTGTTTCTCTATCAGGTTATGAACCTGAATACGAGGTCATTGTCCCTTCCAGCATGCGAAAAGTGATCGCAAAACGTCTTGTGGAAGCCAAATCAACAATTCCTCATTTTTATGTCAGTATTGATTGTCAAATTGATGCGCTTTTAAAAGCCCGGGAGCAAATCAATGCCCGCGCTGATGGAGCCTTTAAACTTTCCGTGAATGACTTTATTATTAAAGCCTGTGGACTTACCTTAAAGAAAATTCCCGAAGCCAATGCATCCTGGATTAATGACCAGATTTACCAATATACTTCTGCTGATGTGGCGGTGGCTGTCTCCATTGAAGGCGGTCTTATTACGCCCGTAGTGCGTCACGCGGAAGCCAAGGGCCTTGCTGAAATTTCTAAGGAAATGAAAGACCTTGCTGCTCGTGCCCGTGAAGGCAAGCTGAAGCCCGAAGAATTCCAAGGCGGAACCTTTAGTCTTTCCAACATGGGGATGTATGGGGTGAAAGATTTTTCAGCTATTATTAATCCGCCTCAAGCTTGCATTCTTGCCGTAGGCGCAGGTGAAAAGCGTCCTGTCGTTCAGAAAGATGGAACCCTTGCTGCGGCAACGGTGATGACCTGCACCCTTTCTGTTGACCACCGGGTTGTGGATGGAGCTCTTGGCGCTCATTTCCTCAAGGCCTTTAAGGATCTGATTGAAAATCCCGTGATGATGATATTATAG
- the pdhA gene encoding pyruvate dehydrogenase (acetyl-transferring) E1 component subunit alpha, translating to MLLIRRFEERASQLYGMGYIAGFCHLYIGQEAVVVGIQSVLKPQDTVITAYRDHGHMLACDMDPKGVMAELTGRSGGYSRGKGGSMHMFSREKNFFGGHGIVGAQIPIGTGLAFAHKYKEDKGVCIASMGDGASNQGQVYESYNMAALWKLPVVYVIENNHYGMGTSVERSSAGPNYYGRGQGWGIPGEKVDGMILEEVREAAQRATDHARSGKGPYILEFDTYRYRGHSMSDPAKYRSKEEVEEVKVHRDPIDHFKAYMIKTLKITEDQIKAIDDEVKATVLEAVEFSKASPEPDPSELYTDVLKDEISIQ from the coding sequence ATGCTTTTGATTCGGCGTTTTGAAGAGCGCGCCTCTCAGTTGTATGGCATGGGGTATATTGCAGGATTTTGCCATCTTTACATAGGTCAAGAAGCCGTTGTTGTAGGGATTCAATCGGTTTTAAAGCCTCAAGATACAGTGATTACAGCCTATCGTGACCATGGGCATATGCTGGCCTGTGATATGGATCCCAAGGGCGTGATGGCTGAATTGACTGGCCGTAGTGGAGGTTATTCCAGAGGTAAAGGTGGCTCTATGCATATGTTTAGTCGAGAGAAGAATTTCTTTGGAGGCCACGGCATTGTGGGCGCTCAAATTCCCATTGGAACAGGTCTTGCTTTTGCACACAAATATAAAGAAGACAAGGGCGTTTGTATTGCCTCTATGGGTGATGGGGCCTCCAACCAAGGTCAAGTTTATGAATCCTATAACATGGCTGCTCTTTGGAAACTTCCTGTTGTTTACGTGATTGAAAATAATCACTATGGCATGGGCACATCCGTTGAAAGATCTTCAGCAGGGCCTAATTATTATGGTCGGGGGCAGGGCTGGGGAATTCCCGGAGAAAAAGTTGATGGGATGATTTTAGAAGAGGTTAGAGAGGCAGCGCAGCGGGCAACCGATCATGCGCGCTCTGGAAAAGGCCCTTATATTCTTGAATTTGATACCTATCGTTATCGCGGCCATTCGATGTCTGATCCTGCAAAATATCGCTCAAAGGAAGAAGTGGAAGAGGTTAAGGTACATCGAGATCCCATCGATCATTTTAAAGCTTATATGATTAAAACATTGAAAATCACAGAAGATCAAATCAAAGCCATTGATGATGAGGTAAAAGCAACGGTTTTGGAAGCAGTTGAATTCTCTAAAGCTTCTCCCGAGCCGGATCCGTCAGAGCTTTATACCGATGTTCTTAAAGATGAAATTTCTATCCAATGA